A single genomic interval of Dehalococcoidales bacterium harbors:
- a CDS encoding carboxylesterase family protein produces the protein MKQTEKAPVVTTTIDTRLGRITGIDHQDAMTFLGIRYGKPPTGSRRFLPPEASGAWSGTYDATFLHNQAVQVVHHTFYHETQREEMGALDEDCLFLNVFTPAADGLRRPVMVWIHGGGYVEGSANEYNGIRLATQGDIVVVAINYRVGAFGFFDLSALGADYKGSANNGVRDMILALEWVRDNISDYGGDPDCVTIFGESAGGEAVLLLLGAPEAEGKFHRVIAHSPGGGLADPKKRSLQDLCRHFGKEEALSSNGLLDYLLEMRADDLLKVTRTGPSIDGVVVTRTAIQVCREKGSDGVPIILGTNRDEGTFMSYGTGPGRWTDEIDRKGFELVMTDLMRRNVLGPAEAADASGSPVWLYRLDLPSTFLEGSLGATHAADIPLTFNYPAIGTKCHIFYVPISPKAIELGQAWSSTCMQFARTGDPNGARYLPDWPVYDIRTRRTLVLDAPCRVVDDLDAKDERDRDPAIYAAFIRHKEAM, from the coding sequence ATGAAACAGACTGAAAAAGCACCTGTCGTAACGACCACCATCGACACCAGACTGGGGAGAATCACGGGTATCGACCACCAGGATGCCATGACCTTTCTTGGTATCCGCTACGGCAAGCCGCCAACCGGATCCCGGCGATTTCTGCCGCCGGAAGCCAGCGGCGCGTGGTCCGGCACTTACGATGCCACGTTCTTGCACAATCAGGCCGTACAAGTTGTTCACCATACTTTCTACCATGAGACCCAACGTGAAGAAATGGGTGCCCTGGACGAGGACTGTCTGTTTCTCAATGTATTTACCCCGGCAGCAGATGGCCTAAGACGACCGGTGATGGTTTGGATCCATGGCGGCGGCTACGTCGAAGGGTCTGCCAACGAATACAACGGCATTCGACTGGCCACCCAGGGAGATATCGTCGTGGTCGCCATCAATTACCGTGTAGGTGCATTCGGTTTCTTCGACTTGAGCGCCCTTGGTGCCGACTACAAGGGTTCTGCTAACAACGGCGTTCGCGACATGATTCTGGCCTTGGAATGGGTCCGTGACAACATTTCCGACTATGGGGGCGATCCCGACTGCGTCACGATCTTTGGGGAGTCTGCCGGTGGCGAAGCAGTGCTGCTGCTCCTGGGCGCACCCGAAGCCGAGGGGAAGTTCCACCGGGTCATTGCCCATTCTCCTGGTGGCGGATTGGCCGACCCGAAGAAGAGGAGCCTGCAGGATCTTTGCCGGCACTTTGGCAAGGAGGAAGCGCTGTCGTCTAACGGCCTCCTCGATTATCTGCTCGAAATGAGGGCGGATGATCTTCTAAAGGTCACCAGAACCGGGCCGAGCATCGATGGCGTCGTTGTTACCCGTACCGCAATTCAGGTCTGCCGCGAGAAAGGGAGCGACGGTGTCCCGATCATTCTGGGCACCAACCGCGATGAGGGCACCTTTATGTCCTATGGCACCGGACCCGGACGCTGGACAGATGAGATCGACCGCAAGGGATTCGAGTTGGTAATGACAGACTTAATGCGCAGGAACGTCCTCGGGCCCGCTGAAGCTGCCGACGCTTCGGGTAGCCCGGTGTGGCTCTACCGGCTTGATCTGCCGAGCACGTTTCTCGAGGGCAGTCTGGGGGCCACCCATGCGGCGGATATTCCGCTCACGTTCAACTATCCGGCAATCGGTACCAAGTGCCATATCTTCTATGTGCCTATTTCTCCCAAAGCAATCGAACTGGGTCAGGCCTGGTCCTCGACGTGTATGCAATTTGCCCGCACAGGCGACCCAAACGGTGCCAGATACTTGCCGGATTGGCCGGTCTACGATATCCGGACTCGCCGGACGCTGGTTCTGGACGCACCGTGTCGTGTCGTCGATGATCTCGATGCCAAGGATGAACGGGACCGGGATCCTGCTATCTATGCAGCATTCATAAGACATAAGGAAGCGATGTAG
- a CDS encoding biotin carboxylase N-terminal domain-containing protein yields the protein MSISRLLIANRGEIAIRIHHAAAELGITTVAVFSVYSYH from the coding sequence GTGAGTATTTCCAGACTCCTCATCGCCAACAGGGGCGAGATTGCGATACGCATACACCATGCGGCCGCTGAACTTGGGATTACAACCGTAGCTGTCTTTTCAGTTTATTCTTACCACTAG
- a CDS encoding DUF5679 domain-containing protein, translating to MEAYCMKCRAKREMKDVKAITMKNGKPATQGICPQCGTKMFRIGKS from the coding sequence GTGGAAGCCTATTGCATGAAGTGCCGTGCCAAGAGGGAGATGAAGGACGTCAAGGCCATAACAATGAAGAACGGTAAACCGGCGACTCAAGGTATCTGTCCTCAGTGTGGCACCAAGATGTTCAGGATCGGTAAGAGCTGA